One Anopheles marshallii chromosome 3, idAnoMarsDA_429_01, whole genome shotgun sequence genomic region harbors:
- the LOC128712345 gene encoding uncharacterized protein LOC128712345 encodes MEQAKNDYYARKATFYNIIIESLTVPRFQCELYYGLLDVSFVNSTVEELPKQLFDSFNGIQIANLTRSGIKYVNRYSLERAQSLQVLDVSWNALSELTANCFSGATALTKLVLSYNNISSIDNMAFISLINLRILLLTGNKLRSLDNKVFASLNALQTIYLDFNELQVIERDLFSNNDHLQNILLKNNHISVVEEGAFPVKPDTVEVSAESGQSRSGLSILSLSNNNLTKLNLSAVEVKKVYLANNKLEEIYLSPSIELVSAGNNRIASILMDNSSSMSLTTLDLNNNSITSFESIAHLTSLVNLFLSNNRIGPLNLTSFAKFTKLEQLGLERTFISNLQHGTFAQQESLKWLDLSYNNLDRFDFDILTSSIALETIFLDGNRLKSLNFQYLKKTFPSLVKIGLSDNNWNCTYLIELVRYCTAHSIALFKSQSSVQNQTNVKGIYCYDDKNPLANWNVTMQQMQLLHPHLNSSTEDGALQSLLQSVLEDVRRFSDSNADVANQTTKLDGAVYDLTRNQFALQKDLNSLRQSLFEIRLALMSNRTNGSAGVDNNELRRMIETANNLTLDKQELSAKTLEFKIYEQTFKVDKALELAKENSDKNALLAKRIEQWISNIAGSGGVALLAQDKQQQLVQQSAAHVSGGSGDHGLMIAMFVMLCLMMGVIVFGFFKFHRRSTNAERNRYTTRESLAAMINNDI; translated from the coding sequence ATTATTATGCCCGAAAGGCAACATTTTATAACATCATTATTGAAAGCTTAACAGTTCCACGGTTTCAATGTGAGTTGTACTATGGATTATTAGATGTATCGTTTGTAAACTCCACTGTGGAAGAGTTGCCTAAGCAGTTGTTCGACTCATTTAATGGTATACAGATTGCAAATCTCACTCGCAGCGGTATCAAATATGTGAATCGTTACAGTCTCGAAAGGGCCCAATCGCTGCAAGTGCTAGATGTATCGTGGAATGCATTGAGCGAGCTGACCGCGAATTGTTTTTCCGGAGCAACTGCTCTAACCAAACTCGTTTTATCATACAATAATATAAGCTCTATTGATAATATGGCCTTCATTTCGCTGATAAATTTGAGGATTCTTCTGTTGACTGGAAATAAACTTCGCTCATTGGACAACAAAGTTTTTGCCTCGCTCAATGCATTACAAACCATTTATCTAGACTTCAATGAGCTTCAAGTGATAGAACGCGATCTCTTCTCCAACAATGATCATCTTCAAAACATTCTTCTCAAAAACAATCACATCAGCGTGGTCGAGGAAGGGGCATTTCCTGTCAAGCCGGACACAGTTGAGGTTAGTGCTGAGTCAGGTCAGTCCAGATCAGGTCTGAGTATTCTTTCATTAAGCAACAATAACCTGACAAAACTCAATCTGAGCGCAGTAGAAGTGAAGAAAGTGTACCTGGCAAACAACAAGCTCGAggaaatctatctctcaccCTCGATAGAATTAGTTTCCGCAGGGAACAACAGAATCGCAAGCATTTTAATGGACAACTCATCGAGCATGAGCCTCACGACACTCGATTTGAACAATAATTCCATCACATCCTTTGAATCGATTGCACATTTAACATCGCTCGTGAACCTCTTTCTATCCAACAACCGGATCGGCCCATTGAACCTCACGAGCTTTGCGAAGTTTACCAAACTCGAACAGCTGGGATTGGAGCGTACGTTCATCTCCAACCTGCAACACGGTACCTTTGCGCAGCAGGAGTCCCTGAAATGGTTAGATCTAAGCTACAATAATCTGGATCGGTTCGATTTCGACATTCTCACATCCTCCATCGCACTGGAGACGATCTTTCTCGACGGCAACCGTCTAAAGTCGCTCAACTTTCAGTACCTCAAAAAGACGTTCCCGTCACTCGTGAAGATTGGGCTGTCCGATAACAACTGGAACTGCACATACCTGATCGAGCTCGTGCGATATTGCACCGCACATTCGATCGCGCTGTTCAAATCCCAATCGTCCGTGCAGaaccaaacgaatgtgaaGGGCATCTACTGTTACGACGATAAGAATCCTCTTGCCAACTGGAACGTTACCATGCAGCAGATGCAGCTACTGCATCCACATCTCAACAGTTCCACAGAGGACGGTGCACTGCAGTCGTTGCTGCAGAGCGTGCTGGAAGATGTGCGTCGTTTCAGCGATAGCAATGCAGACGTAGCGAATCAAACCACCAAGCTCGATGGCGCAGTGTACGATCTGACAAGGAATCAGTTCGCCCTGCAGAAGGATCTCAACAGCTTGCGGCAGTCGCTGTTCGAGATACGGTTGGCATTGATGTCGAACAGGACGAACGGTAGTGCCGGTGTGGATAATAATGAGTTGCGTCGCATGATCGAGACGGCGAACAATTTAACGCTCGACAAACAGGAACTGAGCGCTAAAACACTCGAGTTCAAGATCTACGAACAGACGTTCAAGGTGGATAAAGCGCTGGAGCTTGCCAAGGAGAACAGTGATAAGAACGCGCTGCTGGCGAAGCGAATCGAACAGTGGATTAGCAATATTGCTGGTTCCGGTGGCGTTGCTTTACTAGCGCAAGATAAACAGCAACAGCTTGTACAACAGAGTGCTGCACATGTAAGCGGAGGCAGCGGTGACCATGGGCTGATGATTGCAATGTTTGTAATGTTGTGTCTCATGATGGGGGTGATTGTGTTTggcttttttaaatttcatcgcCGTTCGACAAACGCCGAACGGAATCGTTATACAACCAGAGAGAGTCTGGCCGCAATGATCAATAACGATATTTGA